A DNA window from Pseudoalteromonas spongiae UST010723-006 contains the following coding sequences:
- a CDS encoding beta-ketoacyl synthase N-terminal-like domain-containing protein translates to MPSYIIASDSWSACGRGNELQFSTTQFQTVKTAEQIDVPFFAMQDLPVDTSEKRILSSLSSVVGNAVKKAGLTAEQLANTAIILGSTSLDVSAVEAKPEQTIWLTNTDRLSGYLKQQFATSDLHLTINTACTAGTNAVILADQLLNQNKAQYVIVVGCEFYNPLTVEGFYSLDLQSSQGLRTFSESRSGLVLGEGVAALVMAKHTTSPSQLKLIGYGSGCDHYSLTMTQESGVHIQAIIEMALKKANLDAKQIDLIKVHGTATLNNDQAELNAFNQWLEHAPIFAFKPFTGHTLGACGVLELALMDYLHQQQLVIPRPEYLKTDAILRPFSDAKPLSSYQHILLNHCGFGGNNAALIIEVA, encoded by the coding sequence TTGCCTAGTTATATTATTGCTTCTGATTCATGGTCGGCCTGTGGCCGCGGCAATGAATTACAGTTTTCCACAACGCAGTTTCAAACAGTAAAAACGGCAGAGCAAATTGACGTGCCGTTTTTTGCAATGCAAGATTTACCTGTTGATACCAGCGAAAAGCGTATTCTTTCATCGCTCTCAAGTGTTGTAGGTAATGCTGTAAAAAAAGCAGGACTAACTGCTGAACAACTTGCAAATACAGCGATTATTCTCGGTTCAACCAGCTTAGATGTCAGTGCGGTAGAAGCCAAACCTGAGCAAACTATTTGGCTTACAAATACCGACCGTTTAAGTGGTTATTTAAAGCAGCAGTTTGCGACCTCTGACTTACACCTAACCATCAACACAGCATGCACTGCGGGCACTAACGCGGTTATTTTAGCCGACCAGTTGCTAAACCAAAATAAAGCGCAGTATGTCATTGTTGTTGGCTGTGAGTTTTACAACCCACTAACGGTAGAAGGCTTTTATTCACTCGATTTACAAAGTAGCCAAGGGCTACGTACCTTTAGTGAGTCTCGCTCAGGGTTGGTACTTGGTGAAGGCGTTGCTGCGTTAGTTATGGCAAAACACACCACCTCACCATCTCAGTTAAAATTGATTGGTTATGGTTCAGGCTGTGATCACTACAGTTTAACCATGACACAAGAATCTGGCGTACATATTCAAGCCATTATTGAAATGGCGCTTAAAAAAGCCAATCTTGATGCTAAGCAAATTGATTTGATAAAAGTACACGGCACGGCCACCTTAAATAACGACCAGGCTGAGCTAAACGCATTTAATCAATGGCTTGAACATGCGCCTATTTTTGCCTTTAAACCTTTTACTGGTCACACCTTAGGGGCTTGTGGCGTATTAGAATTAGCATTAATGGACTACTTGCATCAGCAACAGCTGGTTATACCAAGGCCAGAATACCTAAAGACAGATGCGATTTTAAGGCCGTTTAGTGACGCAAAACCACTATCAAGTTACCAACATATATTACTTAATCACTGTGGTTTTGGTGGTAATAACGCGGCATTAATTATTGAGGTGGCTTGA
- a CDS encoding ABC transporter permease, translating to MIKASIIKEFRLIFSDLHSLAVLFLMPISFMLIMTFALSNKAEDLTKSINLNITQQDSNLAESLLKAYLSDVGFSQDINQQADVTLELASGFENALFADQANSVITFSHVASLSPQMTSLAKQHLQIALAKVKLHIYLLDAGQLSESMPLAEQMSRVSEQTNQLKLVSFKREENYQAVQHSIPSWLVFGVFFIVLPISITLISESQNGTLLRVTTFPISNTAYFSAKLLAFYLVSFTQAIVLMIIGFTVIPKLVDAPSLNIVQLVPALPLLAVTCATAVTFGAVIASQIKSHEQAIVIGGGTNILLAAISGLMVPLDIMPKAMQTIAQLSPMHWAQSGLKNLFISDSDVLSLTTALPLIIFSVICGVLALWLFELKVRKLQWK from the coding sequence ATGATTAAAGCGAGTATCATTAAAGAATTCCGGCTTATTTTTAGCGACTTACACAGCCTAGCTGTGCTCTTTTTAATGCCGATTAGCTTTATGTTGATTATGACATTTGCACTGAGTAATAAAGCGGAAGATTTAACTAAATCAATTAATTTAAACATCACCCAGCAGGATAGCAATTTGGCTGAATCGCTGCTCAAAGCCTATTTAAGTGATGTGGGATTTAGCCAAGATATAAACCAACAAGCCGATGTTACGCTTGAGCTTGCCAGTGGCTTTGAAAATGCCCTATTTGCTGATCAGGCAAATTCAGTGATCACTTTTAGTCATGTAGCTAGTTTATCGCCTCAGATGACCAGTTTAGCAAAGCAGCATTTGCAAATTGCTTTGGCGAAAGTAAAGCTCCATATTTACTTACTCGATGCCGGGCAATTATCTGAGTCCATGCCGCTTGCAGAGCAAATGTCACGAGTGAGCGAGCAAACCAACCAATTAAAGTTAGTGTCGTTTAAGCGCGAAGAAAACTACCAAGCAGTACAGCACAGTATTCCATCTTGGTTAGTATTTGGTGTGTTTTTTATTGTTTTGCCGATTTCAATTACGCTTATTAGTGAAAGCCAAAACGGTACGTTATTGCGCGTTACCACCTTTCCAATTTCAAATACCGCATATTTTTCGGCCAAACTATTGGCGTTTTATTTAGTCAGTTTCACGCAAGCGATTGTGCTGATGATTATTGGCTTTACGGTTATACCTAAATTGGTCGATGCGCCTAGCCTTAATATAGTGCAGCTCGTGCCCGCCCTTCCTTTATTAGCCGTAACCTGTGCCACCGCCGTGACCTTTGGCGCGGTTATCGCAAGCCAAATAAAAAGCCATGAACAAGCGATTGTAATAGGCGGCGGCACTAACATTTTACTTGCGGCGATTAGTGGCTTAATGGTGCCTCTAGACATCATGCCCAAGGCGATGCAAACTATAGCGCAACTTTCGCCTATGCACTGGGCGCAATCAGGACTTAAAAATTTATTTATCTCAGACTCGGACGTACTCAGCTTAACCACTGCCCTACCTTTAATAATCTTTTCAGTGATTTGTGGTGTATTGGCACTGTGGCTATTCGAGTTAAAAGTTAGGAAATTACAATGGAAATAG
- the argS gene encoding arginine--tRNA ligase, whose amino-acid sequence MNIRQILVEKAVAAMVAAGLPEDTNPAVTQSTRPQFGDYQINGAMGAAKKLKTNPRELAQKIIDNLDVSDIASQTEIAGPGFINIHLKPEFLADTLSSANQDEKLGVAEHASAQNVVVDYSSPNLAKEMHVGHLRSTIIGDAVVRALEFRGDSVTRQNHVGDWGTQFGMLIAHLEDLLNQGVDLESVALADLETFYRDAKKRFDDEDGFADKARDYVVKLQGGDAHCEKLWKLFIDTSVKHSEEVYAKLNVTLKPEDIKAESAYNDALQGVITLLKEKGIAVEDQGAQVVFLDELANKDGEPSVFIVQKSGGGFLYATTDLAACDYRSNKLGADRILIFVDARQSLHFNQVELTARKAGLLRDETTYEFCPFGTMMGEDGKPFKTRTGGTVKLAELLEEAVSRATDKLAERESDLSAEERAEIARKVGIGAVKYADLSKNRTSDYIFNWDTMLSFEGATAPYLQYAYTRVRSIFRKAGIDAASLNAPISIVEAQEKALAIKLIQFEEVLDQMIGDATPHVLCSYLYELASLYMSFYETCPVLKDGVEPATKESRLMLCNLVAKTLAKGLDLLGIEVMEQM is encoded by the coding sequence ATGAATATTCGTCAGATATTAGTAGAAAAAGCCGTTGCAGCTATGGTTGCAGCAGGTTTACCAGAAGATACCAACCCAGCGGTAACGCAAAGTACGCGCCCGCAGTTTGGTGATTACCAAATTAATGGTGCAATGGGCGCTGCGAAAAAGTTAAAAACGAATCCGCGAGAACTTGCACAAAAAATTATCGACAATCTAGATGTTAGCGATATTGCTTCGCAAACTGAAATTGCCGGCCCAGGTTTTATTAATATTCACTTAAAGCCAGAGTTTTTAGCAGACACGCTTTCATCTGCAAACCAAGATGAAAAACTGGGTGTTGCTGAGCATGCTAGCGCACAAAACGTGGTAGTAGATTACTCATCGCCTAACCTTGCAAAAGAAATGCACGTCGGTCATTTACGTTCAACCATTATAGGTGATGCGGTAGTACGTGCACTTGAGTTCCGCGGCGACTCCGTTACCCGTCAAAATCATGTAGGTGATTGGGGTACGCAATTTGGTATGTTGATTGCGCACCTAGAAGACTTACTTAACCAAGGTGTTGATCTTGAATCAGTTGCTTTAGCTGATTTAGAAACCTTCTACCGCGATGCGAAAAAACGTTTTGACGATGAAGACGGTTTTGCCGATAAAGCACGTGACTACGTAGTTAAGCTACAAGGTGGCGATGCTCACTGTGAAAAGCTGTGGAAACTGTTTATTGATACGTCAGTAAAACACTCTGAAGAAGTGTACGCAAAGCTAAACGTTACCCTTAAGCCTGAAGATATTAAAGCTGAAAGTGCATATAACGATGCGCTGCAAGGTGTTATTACACTGCTTAAAGAAAAAGGCATTGCTGTTGAAGACCAAGGTGCACAAGTAGTATTCCTTGATGAGCTTGCAAATAAAGACGGTGAGCCATCTGTATTTATCGTGCAAAAATCAGGTGGTGGCTTCTTATATGCAACTACCGACTTAGCAGCGTGTGATTACCGTTCTAACAAACTCGGCGCAGATCGTATTTTAATCTTTGTAGATGCGCGTCAAAGTCTGCACTTCAATCAAGTTGAATTAACAGCACGTAAAGCTGGCCTGTTACGTGACGAAACAACGTATGAGTTCTGCCCATTCGGCACCATGATGGGTGAGGATGGTAAACCATTTAAAACCCGTACTGGTGGCACAGTTAAACTAGCTGAACTATTAGAAGAAGCCGTAAGCCGTGCAACTGACAAGCTAGCAGAGCGCGAATCAGACCTAAGCGCTGAAGAACGCGCTGAAATCGCACGTAAAGTAGGTATTGGTGCAGTGAAATACGCGGATCTTTCTAAGAACCGTACCAGCGACTATATCTTCAACTGGGATACTATGCTGAGCTTTGAAGGTGCAACAGCGCCTTACTTACAGTATGCATACACGCGTGTGCGCAGTATCTTCCGTAAAGCAGGTATTGACGCTGCAAGCTTAAATGCACCAATTTCAATTGTTGAAGCGCAAGAAAAGGCGTTAGCAATCAAACTAATCCAGTTTGAAGAAGTGCTAGACCAAATGATTGGTGACGCGACGCCGCACGTTCTATGTAGCTACTTATATGAGCTTGCAAGCCTATACATGAGCTTCTATGAAACATGTCCGGTACTAAAAGACGGTGTTGAGCCAGCAACTAAAGAAAGCCGCTTAATGCTGTGTAATTTAGTGGCGAAGACGTTAGCTAAAGGTTTGGATCTTCTAGGTATCGAAGTAATGGAGCAAATGTAA
- a CDS encoding beta-ketoacyl-ACP synthase III, producing MGSPVYITAMADALPNQPVSNKEMENLLGMAGNKPSRARAVILRSNKIKQRYYAIDPETKEMTHTNASLAAQAVKGLFTDPTELNQIQSLIASTSQADQTLPNHGVMVHGELNNPPCEVVSTSGICLCGVTALKYAYLNIKAEEVENSVVVASEIASSMMTAKNFDKECQHKVETLEQNPEVAFEKDFLRWMLSDGAGAAFLQNKPVAGQLNLRIDWIDIISYANELETCMYAGAVKQEDGQLKSWTRFSAEEVTQQSIMTVKQDVRLLNENIVKYTVEDALSRIIEKRKLVASDYALFVPHYSSGYFRERLYAGLENIDFTIPYEKWYTNLTERGNTGSASIFIMLSELLRSNTLEKGQQLLCYIPESGRFSSGFMQLTVE from the coding sequence ATGGGAAGTCCTGTTTATATTACAGCGATGGCTGACGCTTTACCGAACCAGCCTGTATCAAACAAAGAAATGGAAAATCTGCTCGGAATGGCTGGCAATAAACCATCTCGAGCGCGCGCTGTAATTTTGCGAAGCAACAAAATTAAGCAACGTTATTACGCAATCGATCCAGAAACCAAAGAAATGACGCACACAAATGCGTCGCTTGCAGCACAAGCAGTAAAAGGCCTTTTTACTGATCCAACTGAACTTAATCAGATTCAAAGTTTAATTGCGAGTACCAGCCAAGCAGACCAAACATTACCTAACCATGGCGTAATGGTGCATGGTGAATTAAACAATCCGCCCTGCGAGGTGGTTTCAACATCAGGCATTTGTTTATGTGGTGTTACCGCACTTAAGTATGCCTACCTGAATATTAAAGCTGAAGAAGTTGAGAACAGCGTGGTGGTTGCCAGTGAAATTGCTTCTAGCATGATGACTGCTAAAAATTTCGATAAAGAATGCCAGCACAAAGTTGAAACACTTGAACAAAACCCTGAAGTAGCCTTTGAAAAAGACTTCTTACGTTGGATGCTGTCTGACGGTGCAGGTGCCGCATTTTTACAAAACAAACCCGTGGCGGGACAACTCAATCTGAGAATTGATTGGATTGATATTATTTCGTACGCCAATGAATTAGAAACCTGTATGTACGCCGGTGCAGTAAAACAAGAAGACGGCCAACTTAAAAGCTGGACCCGTTTTTCTGCAGAAGAAGTGACACAACAGTCGATTATGACGGTCAAGCAAGATGTGCGTTTACTGAACGAAAACATTGTAAAATATACCGTAGAAGACGCACTAAGCCGCATCATTGAAAAACGTAAACTCGTTGCCAGTGATTACGCCTTATTTGTACCTCACTACTCATCGGGTTATTTCAGAGAACGTTTATATGCAGGACTTGAAAACATCGACTTTACGATTCCATACGAAAAGTGGTACACCAATTTAACTGAGCGCGGCAACACAGGGTCGGCCTCTATTTTCATTATGTTATCGGAGCTACTGCGCTCGAATACCCTTGAAAAAGGTCAGCAGTTACTTTGTTACATTCCTGAAAGTGGTCGTTTCTCAAGTGGCTTTATGCAGTTAACGGTTGAATAA
- the pdxH gene encoding pyridoxamine 5'-phosphate oxidase, producing the protein MKIDDIRREYLKDGLSEEKLLDNPIEQFEAWLQLAVDAKLDDPTAMVVATVDRNGQPSQRIVLLKDVNPNGFVFFTNTESRKAQEIAGNNKVSLHFPWHSLERQVIVYGTAKPLSNLAVTKYFLSRPKESQLAAWASAQSRPVSSRKVLMEKFQQIKNKFSEGEVPLPSFWGGYCIEPHQIEFWQGGANRLHDRFMYKLEDGVWTKQRLNP; encoded by the coding sequence ATGAAAATTGATGATATTCGCCGTGAGTATTTAAAGGATGGTTTGTCTGAAGAGAAGCTGTTAGACAATCCAATTGAGCAGTTTGAAGCTTGGTTGCAATTAGCGGTAGACGCCAAGTTGGATGACCCAACAGCTATGGTTGTAGCAACGGTAGATCGCAATGGTCAGCCGTCGCAGCGCATTGTGTTATTAAAAGATGTAAATCCAAATGGTTTTGTCTTTTTTACCAATACCGAGTCGCGCAAGGCGCAGGAAATTGCGGGCAATAATAAGGTGAGCTTGCATTTCCCGTGGCACAGCTTGGAGCGCCAGGTAATTGTTTATGGAACGGCAAAGCCATTATCAAATTTGGCGGTGACTAAGTACTTTTTATCGCGCCCAAAAGAGAGTCAGCTAGCTGCATGGGCATCGGCGCAAAGTCGCCCTGTTTCATCGCGTAAAGTGCTAATGGAAAAATTCCAGCAAATTAAAAATAAGTTTAGTGAAGGCGAAGTGCCATTGCCGTCATTTTGGGGTGGCTACTGCATTGAGCCGCATCAAATTGAGTTTTGGCAAGGCGGTGCAAACCGTTTGCACGACCGCTTTATGTATAAACTTGAAGATGGCGTGTGGACTAAACAGCGCTTAAATCCATAA
- a CDS encoding DUF2141 domain-containing protein, whose protein sequence is MFKRSIILSIALFSAVSNANSLSLEVENDVAALGTLHVQLFQSELGFSQDSKDWQSLTPYQEQHIAINGQNVLVDFNDLPTAWYAVRLYVDENANQKLDLSRAGIPKEAVGFSNNPMLFGGKPKIAKTSFKLSENSKSQIKLMKDKRK, encoded by the coding sequence ATGTTTAAGCGAAGTATTATTTTGTCGATTGCCTTATTTAGCGCTGTCTCCAACGCTAATAGCTTATCACTCGAGGTTGAAAATGATGTGGCTGCTTTGGGTACTTTGCATGTTCAGCTTTTTCAGTCAGAACTCGGTTTTTCGCAAGATTCAAAAGATTGGCAGTCGCTTACGCCTTATCAAGAGCAGCATATTGCGATTAATGGTCAAAATGTCTTGGTTGATTTTAACGACTTGCCAACGGCTTGGTACGCAGTTCGTTTATATGTTGACGAAAACGCCAATCAAAAGCTCGATTTATCTCGCGCAGGTATTCCTAAAGAAGCGGTAGGTTTTTCCAATAACCCTATGTTATTTGGCGGCAAACCTAAAATTGCCAAAACCAGCTTTAAATTATCTGAAAACAGTAAAAGCCAAATAAAATTAATGAAAGATAAACGAAAATAA
- the prfC gene encoding peptide chain release factor 3 gives MSSISTEVGKRRTFAIISHPDAGKTTITEKVLLFGQALQKAGTVKGRGSNQHAKSDWMEMEKERGISVTTSVMQFPYNDCLVNLLDTPGHEDFSEDTYRTLTAVDSCLMVIDAAKGVEDRTRKLMEVTRLRDTPIVTFMNKLDRDIRDPMEVMDEVESELNIACAPVTWPIGCGKEFKGVYHIHRDETILYQTGQGHTIQDVRIVKGLDNPELDAAVGEELAELLREELELVVGASHEFDQELFLAGELTPVFFGTALGNFGVDHMLDGLTKWAPAPQPRQTDDRLVTADEEKFSGFVFKIQANMDPKHRDRIAFMRIVSGKYEQGMKMDHVRIGKKVSISDAVTFMAGDRERAAEAYAGDIIGLHNHGTIQIGDTFTQGEKIKFSGIPNFAPELFRRIRLRDPLKQKQLLKGLIQLSEEGAVQVFRPLQNNDLIVGAVGVLQFDVVVARLKAEYNVDAMYESVSVATARWVTCDDAKKLEEFRRKCEVNLALDGGDNLTYIAPTRVNLNLSQERYPEVVFHQTREH, from the coding sequence ATGTCCAGTATTTCAACTGAAGTTGGCAAACGTCGCACCTTTGCGATTATCTCCCACCCGGATGCGGGTAAAACAACCATTACTGAAAAGGTACTTCTTTTCGGACAAGCTCTGCAAAAAGCAGGTACAGTAAAAGGTCGTGGTTCGAATCAACATGCTAAATCAGACTGGATGGAAATGGAAAAAGAGCGTGGTATCTCAGTTACTACCTCTGTAATGCAATTCCCGTACAACGACTGTTTGGTAAACCTACTCGATACCCCAGGACACGAAGACTTCTCGGAAGATACTTACCGTACACTCACCGCGGTTGACTCGTGCCTAATGGTAATTGACGCTGCGAAAGGTGTAGAAGACCGTACCCGTAAGCTAATGGAAGTAACGCGTCTTCGTGATACGCCAATTGTTACCTTTATGAACAAACTCGACCGTGATATCCGTGACCCAATGGAAGTAATGGACGAAGTTGAAAGTGAACTAAACATCGCGTGTGCTCCGGTTACGTGGCCAATTGGTTGTGGTAAAGAGTTTAAAGGTGTTTACCATATTCATCGCGATGAAACGATTTTGTACCAAACAGGTCAAGGTCACACAATTCAAGACGTGCGTATTGTTAAAGGGTTAGATAACCCAGAGCTTGACGCAGCAGTAGGTGAAGAACTGGCTGAATTACTACGTGAAGAACTTGAACTAGTGGTAGGTGCATCGCACGAATTTGACCAAGAGCTTTTCCTTGCAGGTGAATTAACACCGGTATTCTTTGGTACCGCACTTGGTAACTTTGGTGTTGACCATATGCTTGACGGTTTAACTAAGTGGGCACCAGCGCCACAGCCGCGTCAAACAGATGACCGCCTCGTTACTGCTGACGAAGAAAAGTTCTCAGGCTTCGTATTTAAAATCCAAGCAAACATGGACCCGAAACACCGTGACCGTATTGCCTTTATGCGTATTGTATCGGGTAAGTATGAGCAAGGTATGAAAATGGACCATGTGCGTATTGGTAAAAAGGTCAGCATATCTGATGCGGTAACCTTTATGGCTGGCGACCGTGAACGTGCAGCAGAAGCGTACGCAGGGGATATTATTGGTCTTCATAACCATGGTACGATTCAAATTGGTGACACCTTCACGCAAGGTGAAAAAATTAAGTTCAGCGGTATTCCAAACTTTGCGCCAGAATTATTCCGTCGCATTCGCTTACGCGATCCGCTTAAGCAAAAACAGTTACTTAAAGGCCTTATCCAGCTTTCGGAAGAAGGTGCAGTACAGGTATTTAGACCACTGCAAAACAATGACCTTATCGTAGGTGCGGTAGGTGTACTTCAGTTCGATGTAGTTGTGGCGCGCTTAAAAGCCGAATACAACGTAGATGCCATGTACGAAAGCGTAAGCGTTGCAACAGCGCGCTGGGTAACTTGTGACGATGCGAAAAAGCTAGAAGAATTCCGCCGTAAGTGCGAAGTCAACTTAGCGCTTGATGGTGGTGATAACCTAACGTACATCGCGCCAACACGCGTTAACTTAAACTTGTCGCAAGAGCGTTATCCAGAAGTTGTGTTCCACCAGACGCGTGAACACTAA
- a CDS encoding phosphopantetheine-binding protein, protein MEIEELKNKLKQLIVEECDKEDEIEWHEIEDDAPLFGNDSKVGLDSLDALQLALIIKQNFGIRVESSKESRKDLYSINTIVALIEREKSKDLA, encoded by the coding sequence ATGGAAATAGAAGAATTAAAAAACAAACTTAAACAACTTATTGTTGAAGAGTGTGACAAGGAAGATGAGATAGAATGGCACGAAATCGAAGACGATGCGCCGCTGTTTGGCAATGACTCTAAAGTCGGTTTAGATTCACTTGATGCCCTACAACTTGCTTTAATTATCAAACAAAACTTTGGTATTCGTGTTGAAAGTTCAAAAGAAAGTCGTAAAGACCTTTACTCAATAAACACCATAGTTGCACTTATTGAACGCGAAAAAAGTAAAGACCTTGCCTAG
- a CDS encoding ABC transporter ATP-binding protein codes for MPDHDFIIKLQQLSFRYKSNDVDTLNNLSLVIKPGECVGLIGPNGAGKSTLISIITGLLSAQTGSVCYGDNATPRQFIKQQLALVPQEYAFYERLTVQQNLAYFASLLKTNNCDELVTNTLAQCQLSHVSSKKADNLSGGYKRRLNLAIALLKQPSVLILDEPTVGIDPVSRELIMQLLATLKQQGTTIIYTSHLLTEVEQICDTIYGLKRGELIHITAHSENAPLQISFESALCDDAIAGITALLPNTQLNSPSQIEISSCKEPLALLAQLTQVSLPPISEINYSTLHLENYYKELFTEL; via the coding sequence GTGCCAGATCACGACTTCATTATTAAACTGCAGCAACTCAGTTTTCGATACAAAAGTAATGATGTCGATACGCTTAATAATCTTTCTCTTGTGATAAAGCCAGGTGAATGCGTTGGTTTAATTGGGCCAAATGGTGCGGGTAAATCGACCTTAATCTCGATTATTACTGGCTTACTCAGTGCGCAAACAGGCTCTGTTTGCTATGGTGATAACGCTACACCACGACAATTTATCAAACAACAGCTGGCACTTGTGCCGCAAGAATACGCTTTTTATGAGCGTCTTACGGTTCAGCAAAACCTAGCGTATTTTGCCAGTTTACTCAAAACGAATAACTGCGATGAGTTAGTTACAAACACCTTAGCCCAATGCCAACTTAGTCACGTAAGCAGCAAAAAAGCCGATAATTTATCAGGTGGCTATAAACGCCGTTTAAACTTGGCAATTGCGCTGTTAAAACAGCCTAGCGTATTGATTTTAGATGAGCCAACGGTAGGAATTGACCCGGTTTCTCGTGAGCTAATTATGCAGCTACTTGCCACATTAAAACAGCAAGGCACAACCATTATTTACACCTCGCATTTACTTACCGAAGTAGAGCAAATTTGCGATACGATTTATGGTTTAAAACGCGGTGAACTTATTCATATAACAGCTCACAGCGAAAACGCGCCACTGCAAATTAGCTTTGAAAGTGCATTGTGCGACGATGCCATCGCGGGCATTACTGCGTTATTACCAAATACACAATTAAACTCACCAAGCCAAATTGAAATAAGCTCGTGCAAAGAGCCACTTGCTTTGCTCGCACAGCTTACCCAGGTTTCATTACCACCTATTAGTGAAATCAATTATTCAACACTGCACCTCGAAAACTACTATAAAGAGCTGTTTACAGAACTATGA
- a CDS encoding TatD family hydrolase, which translates to MAFFDTHCHIDFDEFENDRDKVLADSAHFNVSHMLVPGVTLAQSAKLLCLENTQDITFYKALGLHPYFLYEHQEGDFERLATLAKSHREFLVAIGECGIDRSIEKLDYQQQLFIQHIELANQLSLPLVVHHRKSHDLIAEAFKILKPKCGGIIHAFSGSAQVANYYVEQGFKLGVGGTITYARAQKTRDVIASMPIENLVLETDAPSMPLYGFQGERNTPSQITRVFDELCELKGIETQSARIMLAEQLYSSSCSVLRI; encoded by the coding sequence ATGGCGTTTTTTGATACACACTGTCATATCGACTTTGATGAGTTTGAAAATGACCGTGACAAGGTGTTAGCAGATTCGGCACACTTTAATGTGTCGCACATGCTGGTACCGGGCGTAACGCTTGCACAAAGCGCCAAGTTACTTTGCCTTGAAAATACCCAAGATATTACTTTTTACAAAGCCCTTGGGTTGCACCCGTATTTTTTATATGAGCATCAAGAGGGTGATTTCGAACGCCTTGCAACGCTTGCCAAAAGTCATCGCGAATTTTTGGTAGCAATAGGCGAGTGCGGTATCGATCGCAGTATCGAAAAGCTCGATTACCAACAGCAACTTTTTATACAGCATATTGAGCTTGCGAATCAGTTGTCACTGCCGCTGGTGGTGCATCATCGTAAAAGTCATGACTTAATTGCAGAGGCGTTTAAAATACTAAAACCAAAATGTGGCGGTATTATTCACGCGTTTAGTGGCTCAGCGCAGGTTGCTAATTACTATGTTGAGCAAGGCTTTAAGTTAGGCGTTGGTGGCACAATTACCTACGCGCGTGCACAAAAAACACGTGATGTGATTGCTAGTATGCCGATTGAAAACTTAGTGCTAGAAACCGACGCACCTTCAATGCCGCTTTATGGTTTTCAAGGGGAGCGCAATACACCGTCGCAGATAACGCGGGTATTTGATGAATTGTGTGAATTAAAAGGTATCGAGACGCAAAGCGCCCGAATAATGCTTGCCGAACAGCTTTACTCTTCGTCTTGCTCAGTATTGCGAATATAG